One genomic region from Scomber scombrus chromosome 19, fScoSco1.1, whole genome shotgun sequence encodes:
- the fcf1 gene encoding rRNA-processing protein FCF1 homolog, with product MGKQKTKKFAAMKRMINLKDNRLKEKDRAKAKDKKKKDPSDLKEREVQKYPSCLFFQYNTQLGPPYHVLVDTNFINFSIKAKLDIVQSMMDCLYAKCIPYITDCVMAEIEKLGMKYRVALRIAKDPRFERLPCTHKGTYADDCLVQRVTQHKCYILATVDRDLKRRVRKIPGVPIMYISNHRYNIERMPDDYGAPRF from the exons ATG GGGaagcagaaaacaaagaagTTTGCTGCAATGAAGAGGATGATCAATTTAAAAGATAATCGACT CAAAGAGAAAGACCGTGCCAAagcaaaagataaaaagaagaaagatcCCTCAGACCTTAAGGAGAGAGAAGT GCAAAAGTACCCGTCATGTCTGTTCTTCCAGTACAATACTCAGCTTGGTCCACCGTACCATGTTCTAGTCGATACCAATTTCATCAACTTCTCTATCAAGGCGAAACTGGACATTGTTCAGTCTATGATGGATTGCCTGTATGCCAAAT GTATCCCATACATAACAGATTGTGTAATGGCTGAAATTGAAAAACTTGGCATGAAATATAGAGTCGCACTCAG GATAGCTAAGGATCCAAGGTTTGAGCGCCTGCCGTGCACACATAAGGGAACATATGCTGATGACTGTTTGGTCCAAAGGGTAACACAG CACAAGTGTTACATCCTGGCTACTGTGGACAGAGATCTAAAGAGGAGAGTCAGGAAGATCCCTGGAGTGCCCATCATGTACATCTCAAACCACAG GTACAACATTGAACGGATGCCAGATGACTACGGTGCTCcaagattttaa